A region from the Oryzias latipes chromosome 20, ASM223467v1 genome encodes:
- the LOC101161137 gene encoding rho GTPase-activating protein 28 — protein MLQSPTNPILPAPHKVTSDRHHNAMEAYWREVRSIEEEGEEEEDEEERQSVDEVEMEETWLKEAGLSFLVSGITSSEASLPLPEAVISTLTHQQAAIVRTRLDTYNETLRKRNRQPLRDVREIFAEPEDKSAELCPSPPPHSPDSLPGRYHTTTKTIRRSAHRVRSTPPIFVFEDQLTEHPSCSSLKAPLANTNPSAPVLSISPPACCWRRADWLLRDSPYSEGVAEHRLSSTCWDCRTFQGDLSGKLQGLTVVDDLSPRDLTRVGFISHIELSTFLLALGVQTKRSRRPRTKAQEGTVFGVTLKSLLENDRKKFPGVKIPVVFQKFLSILEQSGLQMEGILRVPASVARLKYLRRELDRHPEVFDWSAVRQVDAAGLLKLFIRELPTPLLTYTHLPTFRSLIGISSELHQVQALQLLTLLLPEAHRETLRALLVFLRKVVSHQDQNRMSLWNVSMVMAPNLFSQCNHGKRHSLAKQREEMEEAMGGAQLIQLMIQHQDLLWTIPNFLLAQVRQLNQASNQKQLILSRTRTYLLKKKKNQNDGNQITKLCEGVIQVHAPQHTKVSMAIQLEEKTTAKDVTARFEGQNSPPQHLYEVGGNICERRLHPDCLLLGVYKVNPCCDWVIKPGPVSPLTAGDLKS, from the exons ATGTTGCAGTCTCCTACAAATCCAATCCTTCCAGCCCCTCATAAAGTCACCTCAGATCGTCACCATAATGCTATGGAGGCATATTGGAGGGAAGTGAGAAGCAttgaggaggaaggagaagaggaggaggatgaagaagaaaggCAGAGCGTGGATG AAGTGGAGATGGAGGAGACATGGCTGAAGGAGGCGGGGCTATCTTTTCTGGTGTCAGGAATAACATCGTCAGAGGCATCTCTGCCATTGCCTGAGGCTGTTATTTCTACCCTAACCCACCAGCAAGCCGCCATAGTCAGGACTAGGCTGGACACCTACAATGAGACGTTGAGGAAGAGGAACAGGCAGCCGCTCAGGGATGTGAGGGAGATTTTTGCTGAG ccTGAGGATAAATCAGCCGAGTTATGCCCCTCCCCTCCTCCACATTCTCCTGACTCCCTTCCAGGTCGATACCACACCACCACCAAGACTATTCGGCGCAGCGCTCACAGAg TTCGGTCAACTCctcccatttttgtttttgaagatcAACTGACTGAACATCCATCATGCAGTTCCCTTAAGGCGCCCCTAGCCAACACCAACCCTTCCGCTCCTGTTCTCTCCATTTCACCTCCAGCATGTTGCTGGAGACgagctgattggctgctgcgAGACTCGCCGTACTCTGAAGGCGTGGCTGAACACAGACTTAGCTCTACCTGTTGGGACTGTCGGACTTTCCAAGGAGACCTGAGTGGTAAACTGCAG GGCCTCACCGTTGTGGATGACCTCTCGCCTCGTGACCTCACACGCGTCGGCTTCATCTCCCACATAGAGCTTTCGACCTTTCTGCTTGCTCTGGGTGTTCAAACCAAACGGAGCCGACGTCCACGCACAAAGGCCCAGG AGGGAACAGTATTTGGAGTCACTCTCAAGTCCCTGCTGGAGAATGACAGGAAGAAGTTTCCTGGAGTCAAGATTCCTGTTGTCTTTCAAAAG tttttgagTATCTTGGAGCAGAGCGGTCTGCAGATGGAGGGTATTCTCAGAGTACCAGCATCAGTGGCTCGATTGAAG TACTTGCGCAGAGAGTTAGACAGACACCCTGAAGTCTTTGACTGGTCTGCAGTAAGACAGGTGGATGCTGCAGGGCTGCTGAAGCTTTTCATCAGAGAACTGCCAACACCTCTGCTCACTTACACGCACCTGCCTACCTTCCGTTCACTGATTG GCATCTCCTCTGAGCTCCATCAGGTCCAAGCTTTGCAGCTACTGACCCTACTCCTCCCGGAAGCCCACAGAGAAACTCTGAGA GCTCTCCTGGTCTTCCTCCGAAAGGTGGTCTCTCATCAAGATCAGAACCGGATGTCTCTGTGGAATGTCTCCATGGTGATGGCTCCAAACCTATTTTCTCAGTGTAACCATGGTAAAAGACACTCTCTTGCAAAGCAGAGAGAGGAAATGGAAGAGGCAATGGGTGGGGCTCAGCTGATCCAGTTGATGATTCAACACCAGGACCTACTTTGGACC ATTCCAAACTTCCTGCTGGCACAAGTTAGACAACTAAACCAGGCATCCAATCAAAAACAACTCATTCTGAGCAGAACCAGGACCTAtctgttgaagaaaaagaaaaaccaaaatgatGGGAACCAG ATCACAAAGCTGTGTGAAGGTGTGATCCAGGTTCATGCCCCCCAACACACAAAAGTTTCCATGGCAATTCAGCTTGAAGAGAAGACAACAGCTAAAGATGTGACGGCCCGCTTTGAGGGCCAGAACAG TCCTCCACAGCACCTCTATGAAGTTGGAGGGAACATTT GTGAACGCCGTCTCCACCCAGACTGCCTTCTGCTGGGGGTTTACAAAGTCAATCCCTGCTGTGATTGGGTGATTAAACCTGGACCTGTGTCACCTTTAACGGCCGGAGATCTCAAGTCTTGA